A genomic stretch from Vibrio coralliilyticus includes:
- the ybaK gene encoding Cys-tRNA(Pro) deacylase → MTPAINLAKKKKVAHTIHQYDHDPRANSYGMEAVEALGQDPEQVFKTLLFSINGEPKNLAVAVIPVDQKLNLKLAAKAAKAKKAEMANPEIAQNTTGYIVGGISPLGQKKALPTFIHQSAEYRETICVSAGKRGLEIELAPKDLASLTRGQFADLCL, encoded by the coding sequence ATGACCCCAGCAATTAATCTCGCGAAGAAGAAAAAAGTGGCGCACACTATTCATCAATATGATCATGACCCTCGTGCAAATAGCTATGGTATGGAAGCGGTAGAGGCGCTGGGGCAAGATCCTGAACAAGTCTTTAAGACCTTACTGTTTAGCATAAACGGTGAACCTAAAAACTTAGCGGTTGCGGTGATACCAGTCGATCAAAAGCTGAACCTCAAGTTGGCTGCAAAAGCCGCGAAAGCAAAGAAAGCAGAGATGGCAAATCCAGAGATAGCTCAGAACACCACGGGATATATAGTGGGTGGCATTAGCCCACTTGGACAGAAAAAAGCACTACCAACATTTATACATCAGAGTGCCGAATACAGAGAGACGATCTGTGTCAGTGCAGGCAAGCGTGGGTTAGAGATTGAGCTTGCACCGAAAGATTTAGCCTCACTGACACGAGGTCAGTTTGCAGATTTATGCCTCTAG